A region from the Triticum urartu cultivar G1812 chromosome 1, Tu2.1, whole genome shotgun sequence genome encodes:
- the LOC125541952 gene encoding putative disease resistance protein RGA4, which translates to MAELVATMAIRPLVSMLQDKASSYLLDQYNVMEGMEKQHRILKRRLPIIFDIITDIERATAHREGPKAWLEDLKTVAYEANEVFDEFKYEALRREAKKNEHCRKLGFDAVKLFPTENHVVFRHRMGRKLCRILEDINVLIAEMHDFGLRQTFLVSNQLGQTPVSKEWRQTDYVIIDTQEIARRSRHEDKINIVDILLGQASNADLSVVPIVGMGGLGKTTLAQLIYNEPEIQKHFPLQLWVCVSDTFDVNSVAKSIVEASPMKNDDTDKPPLDRLQKLVSGQRYLLVLGNVRNREFHKWERLKVCLQHGGRGSAGLTTTRDKQVAEIIGTDRIYNLNVLNDNFIKEIIVSRAFSLQNEKPPELHEMVGEIVNRCHGNPLAATALGSLLHTKTSVKEWKDVSSRSSICIEETGILPILMLSYNELPSHLKECFAFCALFPKNYQIDVKKLIHLWIANGLIPEHKEDSLETIGKHIFNELASRSFFLDIEESIDIYGYYSTTCKIHDLMHAIAMSVMKKLSVVATDEPSQIQCLPDTTRHLFLSRDEAEGRFFSREETKGILNESLQKRSPVIRTLICDSFSGSSLKHLSNYKSLRVLKLHIGRESFLPKPKYLRYLRYLDLSNSYIKALPEDISILYNLQMLDLSNCFHLGRLPRQMKYMTSLRHLYTHGCPKLESMPPELGNLTKLQTLTCFVAAVTSPDCSDVAELLYLNLCGQLEVCQVENVIDAEAKVLNLGNKKDLRELTLRWNSVCDSKVLDNFKPHGGLQVLKIYSYGGKCMGMLQNMVEIHLFRCERLQCLFRCDTSFTFPKLKVLMLEDLFGFERWWEIDERQEEQRIFPVLEKLFISNCGKLVALPEAPLLQGPCDEGGYTLARSAFPALKVLKMKNLESFQRWDAVKETQGEHVVFPWLEELSIEECPELTALPEAPLLQEPCSGGGYRSVRSAFPALKVLKMKDLESFQRWDGVGGTLLPQLEKLSVQKCPKMIYLPQAPKLIVLEVEDGKQEIFHFLDRYLSSLTNLILKLENIETTSEAECTSIVPVDIKERRNQESPLTVMKLRCCNSLFGVDALEPWDYFVHLEELEINSCDVLIYWPEKVFDRLVSLRRLVIKNCKNLIGYTQAPLEPLASERSQHLRCLEFLRLQFCASLVEMFNVPTSLKSISIWDCPKLEYIFRKQQGMSELVQGSSCSEEIMPAAVSELPSSPMNQFCPCLEDLTLIRCESLPAVLNLPASLKTLGIDGCSSIQVLSCQLGGLQKPEVTTSISRSPIMPEPAAAAATREHLLPPHLESLVIWDCAGMLGGTLCLPAPLKRLDIIGNSGLTSLECLSGERPPSLEALYLERCGTLAFLPNEPQVYRSLLFLEIRGCPAIKKLPRCLQQQLGSINYKRLDACYEVMALKPKTWKLMPRLVRERRKAARQARECQQSAMQE; encoded by the exons ATGGCGGAGCTGGTGGCCACCATGGCGATCCGGCCACTGGTGTCCATGCTGCAGGACAAGGCGTCCAGCTACCTCCTCGACCAGTACAATGTGATGGAGGGAATGGAGAAGCAACACAGGATTCTGAAACGCAGGCTTCCTATCATCTTCGACATCATCACTGACATTGAGAGGGCGACGGCCCACAGAGAAGGGCCGAAAGCCTGGCTCGAGGATCTCAAGACAGTGGCCTATGAGGCAAATGAAGTCTTTGACGAATTCAAGTATGAAGCACTCCGCCGTGAAGCAAAGAAGAATGAACATTGCCGAAAGCTTGGCTTCGATGCGGTTAAACTCTTCCCTACTGAAAACCATGTCGTGTTCCGTCACAGAATGGGTAGAAAGCTTTGCAGGATTCTGGAGGATATCAACGTCCTGATTGCAGAGATGCATGACTTTGGGTTGAGGCAGACATTCTTGGTATCCAATCAGTTAGGGCAGACTCCGGTGTCCAAGGAGTGGAGGCAGACAGATTATGTCATCATCGACACACAAGAAATTGCCAGAAGATCCAGACACGAAGATAAGATTAATATCGTCGACATACTACTTGGTCAAGCTAGCAATGCAGATCTCTCAGTAGTTCCCATTGTTGGAATGGGGGGGCTTGGAAAGACCACATTAGCGCAACTCATATACAATGAACCTGAAATTCAGAAGCATTTTCCGTTGCAGCTCTGGGTCTGCGTCTCTGATACCTTTGATGTGAATTCGGTGGCTAAGAGTATAGTTGAAGCATCCCCCATGAAAAATGATGATACAGACAAACCACCACTGGATagacttcaaaaacttgtcagcGGGCAGAGGTATCTCCTTGTATTGGGTAATGTCAGGAACAGAGAGTTCCATAAGTGGGAAAGGCTGAAGGTCTGTCTTCAGCATGGTGGCAGGGGTAGTGCAGGGTTGACAACAACCCGTGATAAACAAGTTGCTGAAATTATTGGCACAGATAGAATCTACAATCTCAATGTTTTGAACGATAACTTCATAAAGGAAATTATTGTGTCTAGAGCATTCAGTTTACAGAATGAAAAGCCTCCCGAGCTACACGAGATGGTTGGTGAGATTGTGAACAGATGTCATGGCAATCCTTTAGCTGCAACTGCACTGGGATCTCTGCTTCATACCAAGACCAGCGTGAAAGAATGGAAGGATGTATCATCTAGAAGCAGCATTTGCATCGAGGAAACTGGAATTTTGCCAATACTAATGCTTAGTTACAACGAGTTGCCATCACACCTGAAGGAGTGCTTTGCTTTCTGTGCTCTGTTTCCCAAAAATTACCAGATTGATGTGAAGAAGttgatccatctatggattgcAAATGGCTTGATCCCAGAACACAAAGAAGATAGTCTTGAAACCATTGGAAAACATATTTTCAATGAGCTGGCCTCAAGGTCATTCTTTCTGGACATAGAGGAAAGTATAGACATCTATGGGTATTATTCAACTACATGTAAAATCCATGATCTTATGCATGCTATTGCAATGTCTGTTATGAAGAAGCTATCTGTTGTTGCAACCGATGAACCAAGTCAAATCCAATGTCTTCCAGATACTACTCGGCATTTATTTTTGTCACGTGACGAAGCAGAAGGTAGATTCTTCTCACGTGAGGAAACAAAAGGTATTTTGAATGAGTCTCTGCAGAAAAGATCCCCTGTTATCCGAACACTAATATGTGATAGTTTTTCGGGAAGCTCATTGAAGCATCTGTCAAATTACAAGTCTTTGCGTGTCTTGAAGCTCCATATAGGGAGAGAATCCTTTCTACCAAAACCAAAGTATTTGCGTTACCTAAGGTACCTTGATCTCTCCAACAGTTATATCAAAGCACTTCCTGAAGATATAAGTATTCTGTATAACCTTCAAATGTTGGACCTTTCCAACTGCTTTCATCTTGGTCGACTCCCAAGGCAAATGAAGTATATGACTTCCTTGCGTCACCTCTACACTCATGGATGCCCGAAGTTGGAGAGCATGCCTCCAGAACTCGGAAACCTCACTAAGCTGCAGACACTTACATGTTTTGTAGCAGCAGTTACTAGCCCTGATTGTAGTGATGTTGCAGAGCTGCTTTATTTAAACCTTTGTGGTCAGCTAGAGGTATGTCAGGTAGAGAATGTTATAGACGCAGAGGCAAAAGTGCTAAACCTTGGAAACAAGAAGGATCTCAGAGAACTGACACTAAGATGGAATTCTGTTTGTGACAGCAAGGTGCTCGACAATTTCAAACCACATGGTGGGCTGCAGGTTCTGAAGATATATTCCTATGGAGGAAAGTGCATGGGTATGTTGCAAAACATGGTTGAGATCCATCTTTTTCGTTGTGAAAGATTGCAATGTTTGTTCAGATGTGATACATCCTTCACTTTTCCAAAACTGAAAGTGCTTATGCTAGAAGATTTGTTTGGTTTTGAGAGATGGTGGGAAATAGATGAGAGGCAAGAAGAACAGAGAATATTTCCTGTGCTTGAGAAGTTGTTTATTAGTAATTGTGGAAAGTTGGTAGCATTACCTGAAGCACCATTGTTGCAAGGACCTTGTGATGAAGGTGGTTATACATTGGCACGCTCAGCATTTCCTGCCCTAAAGGTGCtcaaaatgaagaacttggagAGCTTTCAGAGATGGGATGCAGTCAAAGAGACTCAAGGTGAACACGTAGTGTTTCCTTGGCTAGAGGAACTATCAATTGAGGAATGCCCAGAGCTGACAGCATTACCTGAAGCACCATTGCTTCAAGAACCATGTAGTGGGGGTGGTTATAGATCGGTACGCTCAGCGTTTCCTGCCCTCAAGGTGCTCAAAATGAAAGACTTGGAGAGCTTTCAGAGGTGGGATGGAGTCGGAGGGACATTGCTTCCTCAGCTTGAGAAACTGTCAGTTCAGAAGTGCCCAAAGATGATATATTTACCTCAAGCACCAAAACTCATTGTGTTGGAAGTTGAAGATGGCAAGCAAGAGATCTTTCATTTTCTAGACAGATATTTGTCTTCATTGACAAATCTGATTCTGAAGCTAGAAAACATAGAAACAACATCAGAAGCTGAGTGCACTTCAATTGTACCAGTGGACATCAAGGAGAGAAGGAACCAGGAATCCCCTCTTACAGTTATGAAGCTAAGATGTTGCAACTCATTATTTGGAGTAGATGCACTAGAGCCGTGGGACTATTTTGTGCATCTTGAAGAGTTGGAAATTAATAGTTGCGATGTGCTCATCTACTGGCCAGAGAAAGTGTTTGACAGGTTGGTATCCTTGAGGAGATTAGTGATTAAAAATTGCAAAAATCTGATTGGATACACACAAGCTCCTCTTGAGCCATTGGCGTCCGAAAGGAGTCAGCACCTGAGATGCCTGGAGTTTCTTAGATTACAATTTTGTGCAAGTTTGGTCGAGATGTTCAATGTCCCGACATCACTCAAGAGCATTTCTATTTGGGACTGCCCGAAGCTTGAGTACATATTTCGCAAGCAGCAGGGCATGTCAGAGTTGGTCCAAGGATCTTCTTGCAGTGAGGAAATCATGCCTGCAGCTGTATCAGAGTTGCCATCCTCACCCATGAATCAGTTTTGTCCATGCCTAGAAGATCTAACTTTAATAAGATGTGAAAGCTTACCAGCGGTTCTAAATCTGCCTGCATCCTTAAAGACCTTAGGAATTGATGGCTGCAGTAGTATTCAAGTCCTATCATGCCAGCTGGGTGGGCTCCAGAAACCAGAAGTCACTACCTCCATAAGCAGAAGTCCTATCATGCCAGAGCCAGCAGCAGCAGCTGCTACAAGAGAGCATTTACTTCCTCCCCATCTCGAATCTCTAGTAATATGGGACTGTGCTGGCATGTTGGGTGGGACTCTCTGTCTGCCTGCACCCCTCAAGAGACTAGACATTATTGGCAACAGTGGGTTGACATCGCTGGAGTGTCTATCAGGAGAACGCCCCCCATCGCTGGAAGCCCTTTATCTTGAAAGATGCGGTACCCTGGCATTCCTGCCAAATGAGCCACAAGTATACAGGTCTCTCTTGTTTCTTGAAATTAGAGGCTGCCCTGCTATAAAGAAGCTCCCTAGATGCCTGCAGCAGCAACTGGGAAGCATCAACTACAAACGACTAGATGCCTGTTATGAAG TGATGGCACTTAAACCAAAGACATGGAAGTTGATGCCAAGGCTAGTCCGTGAGCGGAGGAAGGCCGCTCGACAAGCCAGGGAGTGCCAGCAATCCGCCATGCAGGAGTAA
- the LOC125532589 gene encoding disease resistance protein RGA4-like, translated as MEVISLIKSVMGCMKTLADLIEENIERRDSLAVGLISMKNNLQILIDVEGRFKRKQLQLAPGMQLQLQELAFDIDDFIQALWVPGPCRSFFLAAVGLDSCPQLIQLIGDFKDRIKSLIEELPKSFEPMPRPTGGTSTLASPPSSTRAPISYAQEVDLVGIQAPKMEIKELLSPHVEPNRGRLSVISIIGCSGSGKTALARTLYEDDAVTKDFHYKAWVVASDHIPAGILNKILEEVIPTSLIGRISQALQRFLNMILRVVRLSPAPWSTSKAVQHFRKDKRYLVFVDDVERVTPWKDISNAFRGNVMDSRIILSTIVPSVARARSCGRPGSYMYTMKGLDEENSRRLFRAKFWQDDAYSAEDEFDLRDNDVDIITKKCDGLPMALISTAKYLRQKGPDPTIKDFKQVSQELRDCLACRETSSEDFSAFAEMRRALVEPYENLKHGEKECLLYVSILSHGHQTTTNSLVRRLIAEGLLPRDDDVAKDQQLIVGDVRECLRKLMDHSMIEPVPIRNYTNVAKRCRVHSIMLEFTIKIAVSRNFTSLIHEDKALHSRTGKVRRLTVQSSSLVRGTTRPEGMDLSVLRSLAIFNSRILDFEECKLVRILDLEGCTGLTKEVLGNICGLLLLRFLSLRNSDTKELPENVKELQCLETLDTRGTVVEKLPVEVIMLPRIAYLFGKFELTNVDNKNRDKVAKFFSEKRSQLHTLGGISVHKTPCLEIVVDVVQHATKLKKVKVWYKEAPSSTVPATSIPEPIPGDRNLVHTGLESTLKKRSIDSDPSMDLDSVSVDFNGVPNAFLDFLKTGGTISAIKLRQGLGSLPKPAELKQVSNLKKLHLFSTGRKSEELSELQHLHCLQYLKLAEDVDGLWNHVFHVKAGGFESLVWLCFQSSKLPPILIDEGAMNLLGSLELLCPVLRGVSGITHLSNLSELILHRYATDDTVKGWKKFVEGHINRPYVEKKHA; from the exons ATGGAGGTCATCAGCCTGATCAAGAGCGTGATGGGGTGCATGAAGACGCTGGCTGACCTTATAGAGGAAAACATCGAGCGCAGAGACTCGCTTGCCGTTGGCCTCATTTCCATGAAGAATAATCTCCAGATACTCATCGATGTTGAAGGGCGCTTCAAGAGAAAGCAGCTGCAACTGGCACCAGGAATGCAATTGCAGCTGCAGGAGCTGGCTTTTGATATCGATGACTTCATACAAGCTCTCTGGGTTCCCGGACCATGTCGCTCCTTCTTCCTCGCTGCGGTGGGGTTAGACTCTTGTCCTCAACTTATTCAGCTCATTGGCGATTTCAAGGATCGCATCAAGAGTCTGATAGAAGAGCTGCCAAAAAGCTTTGAACCGATGCCACGACCGACCGGGGGAACTTCAACGTTGGCCAGTCCACCGTCATCGACTAGAGCTCCAATTTCTTATGCTCAAGAGGTGGATCTCGTGGGCATCCAAGCACCCAAAATGGAGATTAAGGAGCTTCTCTCGCCACACGTTGAGCCCAATCGAGGGAGACTAAGCGTCATCTCCATCATCGGATGTAGCGGCTCAGGGAAGACTGCCCTCGCAAGGACACTCTATGAAGATGATGCTGTCACCAAGGATTTCCATTACAAGGCATGGGTTGTGGCCTCCGACCACATCCCTGCGGGTATTCTAAACAAGATCCTCGAAGAAGTTATTCCTACATCACTAATTGGAAGAATCTCCCAAGCTTTGCAACGTTTTTTAAACATGATTCTCCGAGTGGTTCGTCTATCACCAGCCCCCTGGAGTACCTCCAAAGCTGTGCAACATTTCCGAAAAGACAaaag GTACCTGGTCTTTGTTGATGACGTGGAGCGAGTGACACCATGGAAGGACATAAGTAATGCATTCCGCGGAAATGTCATGGACAGCAGAATAATTTTGAGCACAATCGTTCCATCCGTCGCCAGGGCGCGAAGCTGTGGCAGACCTGGCAGTTATATGTACACAATGAAAGGTCTGGACGAAGAAAATTCAAGAAGACTATTCCGGGCAAAGTTCTGGCAAGATGATGCCTACTCAGCCGAAGATGAATTTGACTTGCGCGACAATGATGTTGATATCATCACCAAAAAGTGTGATGGCCTACCAATGGCGCTGATCAGTACAGCTAAATATTTGCGTCAGAAAGGACCAGATCCGACAATTAAAGATTTTAAGCAAGTGAGCCAAGAACTTCGTGACTGCCTGGCATGTCGTGAGACCTCCTCTGAGGATTTCTCAGCATTTGCGGAAATGAGAAGGGCGCTTGTTGAACCCTACGAGAACCTCAAACATGGTGAGAAGGAATGCTTACTTTATGTAAGCATATTATCCCATGGTCATCAGACAACCACCAATTCCCTAGTCAGAAGATTAATAGCTGAAGGATTGCTTCCTAGAGATGACGATGTAGCCAAAGATCAACAGTTGATTGTTGGAGATGTCCGCGAGTGTTTGAGGAAATTGATGGACCATAGTATGATTGAGCCCGTTCCCATTCGCAACTATACCAACGTTGCCAAGAGGTGCCGAGTGCATAGTATAATGCTCGAGTTTACCATCAAGATAGCAGTGTCCAGAAACTTCACGAGTCTGATTCACGAGGACAAGGCTCTGCATAGCAGAACCGGCAAAGTCCGCCGGCTCACTGTTCAGTCCAGCTCCCTTGTACGAGGCACCACACGTCCAGAGGGAATGGATTTGTCTGTTCTCAGGTCCTTGGCAATATTCAATAGTAGAATTCTGGATTTTGAGGAATGCAAGCTGGTGAGAATCTTGGACCTCGAAGGTTGCACTGGGCTTACAAAGGAGGTTCTTGGTAACATATGTGGGTTGCTGCTTCTCAGGTTTCTCAGCCTCAGAAATTCAGATACCAAGGAGCTTCCCGAaaatgtgaaggagctccaatgTTTAGAGACGCTGGACACTCGGGGCACAGTGGTGGAAAAATTGCCTGTGGAAGTCATCATGCTCCCACGGATTGCCTACCTGTTTGGTAAGTTTGAGCTAACCAACGTGGACAACAAAAACAGAGACAAGGTTGCCAAGTTTTTTTCAGAAAAGAGAAGTCAACTGCACACTCTTGGTGGAATATCTGTCCACAAGACACCATGTTTAGAGATTGTTGTAGATGTAGTACAACACGCCACAAAGCTGAAGAAGGTAAAGGTGTGGTACAAGGAAGCTCCGAGCAGCACAGTTCCTGCCACTTCTATACCAGAACCAATCCCTGGTGATAGGAATCTGGTTCACACTGGTCTGGAATCCACTCTTAAGAAGCGTTCTATCGATTCGGATCCTTCTATGGATCTCGACTCTGTGTCTGTTGATTTCAATGGTGTCCCAAATGcctttttggattttctcaagACCGGCGGCACTATAAGTGCCATCAAACTTCGTCAAGGATTGGGAAGCCTGCCTAAGCCTGCCGAGTTAAAACAGGTGAGTAATCTCAAGAAGCTGCACCTCTTCTCAACTGGTCGCAAGAGCGAGGAATTGTCAGAGCTGCAGCACTTGCATTGCCTGCAATATCTCAAGCTCGCAGAGGAtgttgatggattatggaatcaCGTCTTCCATGTGAAAGCTGGTGGATTCGAAAGCCTCGTCTGGCTGTGCTTTCAGTCGTCAAAGCTCCCGCCTATACTGATCGACGAAGGAGCTATGAACCTTCTGGGTTCTCTTGAGCTGCTTTGTCCAGTACTTCGTGGAGTCTCGGGCATAACACATCTGTCAAACCTCAGTGAGCTGATACTCCACCGTTATGCTACTGATGATACAGTGAAAGGATGGAAAAAATTCGTAGAGGGACACATCAACAGGCCATATGTGGAGAAGAAACATGCATAG